ATCTAACATCAAGATGTTTCTATGACCGATGCTAAGAAATTATAGCTAAATGTAAAACACCCCTTAGCCGGAGATCAGAATGTAAAACCATTCTAATGTGGACTAAGGGGTGTTCTAAGTTAGAAGCTCATCTTAATTCTGAATGATGATTTGATTTGATCAACAGAAGGTGTCGATTAATCTTCAATTCTTTTCTTTTTGAACTTCATCAGGAACTCATACACGATTGGCACGATAACCAGAGTCAGCAGCGTGGAGCTGATCAGACCGCCGATTACGGTAATTCCGAGACCTTTCGAGATGATCCCTGCGCTTTCTTCGAGTCCTGTCACCAGTGGCAGCAAGGCACCAATGGTAGCCAGAGCTGTCATCAGAATTGGACGCAGACGCGTTGCTCCGGCTTCCAGCAAGGCTTCACGAGTAGGCATTCCCTCTTTTTCCTTGTGAATAACACGGTCGATCAGGACGATGGCGTTGGTGACCACGATCCCGATCAGCATCAGTCCACCCATCATGGCAGATACATCAAGCGTACCACCAGCCACGAACAGGCCAACCATAATACCAATGACGGTAAATGGCAGGGAGAACAGGATGGCAAATGGCGCCAGTCCACCGCCGAACGTTACGACAAGCACAAAGTACACAATTGCAATGGCTGCCAGCATGGCCAGACCAAGTTGGGTGAACGTGTCATTAATCTGTTCGGTTGTACCGCCAAACTTCACTTCAACACCATCTGGCAGATCCAGTTTGTCGATGTTCGCCTGCAAATTTGATGATGCTTTTTGTACATCGGAAGCGAGAATGTTGGCAGTCACCTGTGCGACAACCTTACCGTCAATACGCATGATGGAGTTCGGTGAGGTGCCTTCTTCCACTTTGGCGACATCTTTGATTGGTACTTCGATGCCGAGTGGTGAAGTGACTTTTTCGTTTTCAATATCAGCAATGCTGCTAAATGTCTTTTTGTCAGTCTCTACATAGACTTTATACGTTTTGTTATCGATATCTACTTCTGTGAGCACAGGGCGTTCACGTGCAGGGCTGAGCGTCATAGCCAGTTGGCCAGCAGTCAGACCCAGCGAGCTCAGTTTCTCCTGATCCGCGACGAGCGTGTATTGCCCGTAGGTATCGGAGAGTGTAGTGTCGGCTTTTTCAAAAGATTCCGTATCTGCTTCAACCAGTTTCAGAATTTCATCCGAGACAGGTTTGATCTGATCTACATTGTCACCATAGATGGAAAGGCTCAAGCTGCTGCCTCCCAGACCGCCGGACATGTCAAGCTCACTCCAGGTTCCTACAGTAACTTCTTTCTTCAGACCTTCCACAAGTTGTTCTTTCACTTTTGTAAAGTCTTTCGTATCTTCGTTATATTCGATATAGAAGAGAGCAGAGTTGGAGCTGCCTCCACCCATGCTGCTCAGTGGATTACTGCCGCCGATGGAATACTGCATTTTCTCCAGACCTGGCTGCGTCAGCAACCACTTCTCGGCTACAAGTGCTTCTTTTTCTACATCCTCACGCAGAGCTCCAGTTTCCGGGCTGTACGTAATGGTCACATATTTATCCTGTTGTTCCGGTAAGAAACTTGCACCGATGAACGGATAGAGGAACAAACTGCCGACCAGCAGCAATACAGCAACGCCAACCGTGATGAGTTTATGTGATAATGTCCAGTTCAAGAGTCGTTTGTAACCTTCTGCCATCTTACCTGGTTTTTCCTCATGATTCTGCTTGTTCTTCAGACCTTTGCGGAACAGCGTGTGTGCCAGCATTGGTACAATCGTAACTGCCACAATCAGGGATGCCAGCAAAGCGAAGACCATCGTCAGGGCAAATGGCATGAACAGCTCACCGACCATACCGCTTACCAGTGCCAGCGGCAGGAATACCGCAATGGTTACGATGGTGGAAGAGAGGATCGGAATGAACATTTCCCGGGTAGCTTCCCGGATCAAATCACGGCCTTTGAGTTTTTCTCCCTTGAGTGTCAGTCTGCGATAGATATTCTCGATAACAACGATGGAGTCATCGACAACCCGTCCAATCGCGACCGTCATGGCACCCAGGGTCATCATGTTCAGCGTAATGTCCATCATATTCAGTGCTGTCAATGCAATGAGCAAGGAGAGCGGGATAGAGACAATGGAAATAATGGTGGAGCGAATATCACGCAGGAACAACAGGATGATCAAAATGGCAAACAAAGCACCAAACATCGCTTTGAACAACATCGTGTTTACGGAGTCCTGAATAGGTTTACCTTGGTCAAGCAAAACAGTCAAATCGGCGTTTTTGAACTGCGTTTGCAATTCTTCCGCTTTGTCTTTAACCGCCTTAACGACATCTACCGTATTGGCATCATTGGACTTAACGATGGAGATCCCGATGGATTCCTTACCGTCTGTCCGGGAAATGGATTCCGCCTGACCAATGACTTCAATTTTGGCGATCTCGCTTAATTTAACCGTTGGAATTCCAGGTGCGTTAGCGACACCTGAAGTACTGCCCACGCTGGCATTTCCGCCAGCGGCTTGTCCTGCAGCCTGGTCAGCACCTTGCGCAGAGCCTTGAGCTGCCCCGCCAGCTTGTGCGCCGGCGCCTTGTGGTGCTGTGGCAGAACTACTGCCTGCTCCTGCACCGCTTGGTACAACCGGAATGGCGAGATTTTTCAAATCATCCAGATCGATGATATTGCCATCAACAACAACAGCTTTCTGCGCTTTGTCCAGTTCGAACAGTCCGAGTGGTACACGGACAGAAGAGCCTTGAACGATACCGTTGACTGTATCTTCAGTCAAACCGAGTTCATTCATTTTTTTCTGGTCAAACTTCAGTTGAACTTCCTTAACATATTGGCCGGAAACCTGGACTTGAGCTACACCCTCAATATCTTCGAGTGCAGGCTGGATATCCGTTTCAACAAGTCGAGTCAATTGTTCCAGATCGCCGCCGTCCTTGTCAGACAAGCTGAGCGAGACAACCGGGAAGGAGTTGATGCTGAACTTCGAGATAGTTGGTTTCTGTACCCCATCCGGCAACTGCACCTCATTCAGTGCTTCGCGTACCGCTGCGGTAGCATTGCCCAGATCAGTACCATAGTCAAATTCGAGGGTGATGGAAGAGGCGTTCTCCATGGAGGTGGAGGTGAGTGTCTTAATTCCCTCTACATTTCTTAAGGTCTGTTCGAGTGGCTTGGTGACATCCTCGACAATACCTTCTGGAGCTGCCCCTGGATCAATGGCCGTAATACTCAAGAAGGGCACATTGATGTTTGGAATGGTCTCCTGTTTCATCGTCAGTCCGCTGTACAAACCGGCGAAGGAAACGATGATGGTCAGAATCCAGATCGCAAACTTGTTGTTCAGTGAAAAATTAATAATTCCTTTCATACGATGGTTTCTTCTCCTCTCTGTTTCTCCCTGTATTTCTTTATTGTTGTGACGAGTCAGCCTGGATGAACCGGCTATACATGGCATCCATAATATGCTGAAGCTCGGAGTGCAATGGCTGGATGACAGGAATGTGATCCAGATTGCGCATCATGCCCAGAATAATGGCACGTCGCGGTGTGAATTCCATCATTTCCTGTCTCAGGATGGCGATGGTCTCCAGCGCGTCATTGCGCAATTGCCCTGGAGGCATATCCGAAGTGATGATATCCTTCATTTGTTTGATGATATGAATGGGATGACGCATCATTGTGGAATCTGTATCTGAATCGCTGCTCCATGCTGGCCAATGTTCCAAAGGAACCAGAGGGGTAGGGCGTTGATCGAGCAATCCGCGAGCTGCATAATCAATCGTTTGCAGCATGTTGCTTGCCATCTTGGATACGGTAAGGGAAGGCATTTCCGTAAACCAGATTTTGATGTAGGAGAGGAACAGACCATGCGTGAGCAAAATAAGGTCTATGGTATAGGGTTCAATCTCCGGTCCGTACATATCTTCCAGTTTGTCCTTAAACCAGTGCAAGGTACGGATCTCCAGATCCTTGTTCTGCGGTTTGCACTTTTCCTTGCGATTCTGCTCTTCATCCATCATCATGCTGCGCATTTGCACGCGTAAAAATTCCTTCAGCTCGGATACATGGCCAAGCAGTGTTTCAATCTGTTTGTGCAGACGTTCTCTCGAAGTGAGCCCAGCTTCGTGTTCAATCTGGGACATTTCGTCCATGAGCGTGAATATGCAGTACTCCATTGTACTGGCCTCTAATTCCTCTTTGGATTTGAACATGAGGTAGAGGCTGCCTTTCGACATCCCGCATATCTCTGCAATCTCCTGCATAGAGGTTGCAGCACTGCCTTTGGCCGAGAACAGCTTGAGTGCTGTGGTAATAATGAGCTTTTTCTTCTCATTCATTTCATGGATAGGGTTCATTAACGATACATCCACCTCACCTGCGGAACTTATGAGTTCTTGAATTGACTTTAGAGTCAAACCAAGTATAAACGATATATACAACGGAATTCAAATGGGATATAAATGGAAAAAGAAGAGGGTGTGTTTTAAGGGGGCTGGAGCATTTTTCCTACGTCATGAAGACGCCATAAAGGCAGTATAATGAGTGACGATATGTTCATTGCAATGCAATATGTATCAAATCATGAGTATCGATGGTTGGTGCAAGAAGTTGGCATGATGAGTTCAAAATGATTTTTTTCAGGCTCCGCCCTTAAAGACGTATATGGCTAGGAGAATGATGGCTACAAGAGCAAACAAATAAAAGGCTCCCACAGCAATCAGGAAGATGTACCCGGTTAAAGAACCCATGCGCGCGAACAATTTCTTCATCAACACGACATCCTTTCTTACGTAACAGAGTGTGAGGAGGTTTCCTTTTATATCATATCCCAAAAAGACGACTTACTGATTAAACTGAACGCTATGTAAGGGATATTTAAAAAAAGACTATATAGCTTCAAGAAGATGATCTCTGTATTCTACAGGGGTCGTCTTTTTTTAAGTTCCATTGGTATCAGATGTAGTAGACGCCGGGGACGTCGGCAAACGTTCGCTCCTAACTTTAAGTATAACTAGTGAACTAGTGTAAACCGATATACTAATATAGTATTGAGAGGTGAGCGGTTGAAGCTCAATACTGTAATCCAAAATCGCTATAATGACCAGTAATTGGAGGGGGATAGTCTAATTTATTCCGATTGATTAATTAAATGGCTTTAAATTTGAACTGGAGGAAGTATATGTTTTTTAGAAAAACGACTCGAAAAGTAAGCATATTCATTTTAGCTACGAGTATGCTATCCCTGTTTGGTGGGGTTGCATATGGTCAGAATACCCATCTAGATATTGAAGGACATTGGGCAGAACATACCCTTAGTAAATGGCTTTCAGAAGGATTGATTAAAGGTTATTCTGACCAATCACTCAAGCCCAACAATGTGATTACACGTGGGGAATTTATGGCATTGGTTAATCGCCAGTTTGATTTTAATGAGGTAGAAGAAATACATTTCACTGACTTGTTGTCTTCAAATTGGAGCTATTTAGAAGTACAAAAAGCTGTAAAAGCAGGTTACATAAAAGGTTATAAAGATCAAACTATACGTACTTCTAAACCGATAAGTCGTCAAGAAGCTGCAGTTATTGTAGCAGGCTTACTAGAATTACCGAGTAATGAAAAAGCAACTTTAGAATTTAAGGATTCCTCAGAATTTGTATATTGGAGTAAGGGTGCCATAGGTGCTTCATTCTCAAAAAATATCATTACTGGTTATACAAATGGTACATTCAGACCCGTATCTCCAATTACGCGAGCTGAGGCTGTTGTGATGTTAGATAAAGCGAAAACCTTGATTCAAGAACAAGAACAAGAACAAGAAACAGAAAGTGAAAGTGAAGGTAATGAAAATATTGCTTCACCATCTATACCTACTGTGAGTTCGAATTCAGGTTCAACCAGTACATCCAATGGATCTGGTACACCTTCGACTACGACAGGAGTGAAGACATCTACAGTAATCACCACCGAAGGCGTCAAAGCCATTCAAGGTATAGCTCAAGTTGTCACTTTGACAATAACAAGTGGTGCGAATGCGCCAGGTTCATTGCGTGTAATGTTTACGGATGGAGTAAATCCAGTGACCGTTTATGTAGAACTCGATGGAACTGAAATGGATTCTGAGGTAGCTTCTAAAATAGCCAGAGTGTTTGATAATACGTTAACAGGATGGGATGTGGATGTTGAGCGTGCAAGCATTTATTTCACAGCAGTATATCCAGCCGTTAACAACGATCAGGTTAAAGCCACTGTGGAAAGCACCATGACGGGTGTAGTCTCGAGTGGCAGTGTCATTACTGTCCCAGGTAGTATTCATAACAATGCAGGTACGGCTCAAGTAGCAACATTGGAGATAGAGAACGGTGCAACATCTCCGGGTTCATATTATGTCTATTTTACAGATGAAGGAGTATCTGTCCGAAAAGATTTCTACATGATGGGAACAGAAACAGCTGATGAAGTAGCTTTCAAAATAGCAGGAGCATTTGGAACGTCCGTAGCGGGATGGAGTACAGAGGCTGATGGGTCCAAGGTACATTTCACATCGCAAGTGCCAGGTACTCATAATGAAAGTGTTCGGATATATGCACTGGAAGCATCAGGTGTTGGGACTCCCTCGAGTACACTTACGGTTCCAGGAGATCCTAACACC
Above is a window of Paenibacillus sp. E222 DNA encoding:
- a CDS encoding efflux RND transporter permease subunit; its protein translation is MKGIINFSLNNKFAIWILTIIVSFAGLYSGLTMKQETIPNINVPFLSITAIDPGAAPEGIVEDVTKPLEQTLRNVEGIKTLTSTSMENASSITLEFDYGTDLGNATAAVREALNEVQLPDGVQKPTISKFSINSFPVVSLSLSDKDGGDLEQLTRLVETDIQPALEDIEGVAQVQVSGQYVKEVQLKFDQKKMNELGLTEDTVNGIVQGSSVRVPLGLFELDKAQKAVVVDGNIIDLDDLKNLAIPVVPSGAGAGSSSATAPQGAGAQAGGAAQGSAQGADQAAGQAAGGNASVGSTSGVANAPGIPTVKLSEIAKIEVIGQAESISRTDGKESIGISIVKSNDANTVDVVKAVKDKAEELQTQFKNADLTVLLDQGKPIQDSVNTMLFKAMFGALFAILIILLFLRDIRSTIISIVSIPLSLLIALTALNMMDITLNMMTLGAMTVAIGRVVDDSIVVIENIYRRLTLKGEKLKGRDLIREATREMFIPILSSTIVTIAVFLPLALVSGMVGELFMPFALTMVFALLASLIVAVTIVPMLAHTLFRKGLKNKQNHEEKPGKMAEGYKRLLNWTLSHKLITVGVAVLLLVGSLFLYPFIGASFLPEQQDKYVTITYSPETGALREDVEKEALVAEKWLLTQPGLEKMQYSIGGSNPLSSMGGGSSNSALFYIEYNEDTKDFTKVKEQLVEGLKKEVTVGTWSELDMSGGLGGSSLSLSIYGDNVDQIKPVSDEILKLVEADTESFEKADTTLSDTYGQYTLVADQEKLSSLGLTAGQLAMTLSPARERPVLTEVDIDNKTYKVYVETDKKTFSSIADIENEKVTSPLGIEVPIKDVAKVEEGTSPNSIMRIDGKVVAQVTANILASDVQKASSNLQANIDKLDLPDGVEVKFGGTTEQINDTFTQLGLAMLAAIAIVYFVLVVTFGGGLAPFAILFSLPFTVIGIMVGLFVAGGTLDVSAMMGGLMLIGIVVTNAIVLIDRVIHKEKEGMPTREALLEAGATRLRPILMTALATIGALLPLVTGLEESAGIISKGLGITVIGGLISSTLLTLVIVPIVYEFLMKFKKKRIED
- a CDS encoding TetR/AcrR family transcriptional regulator, producing MNPIHEMNEKKKLIITTALKLFSAKGSAATSMQEIAEICGMSKGSLYLMFKSKEELEASTMEYCIFTLMDEMSQIEHEAGLTSRERLHKQIETLLGHVSELKEFLRVQMRSMMMDEEQNRKEKCKPQNKDLEIRTLHWFKDKLEDMYGPEIEPYTIDLILLTHGLFLSYIKIWFTEMPSLTVSKMASNMLQTIDYAARGLLDQRPTPLVPLEHWPAWSSDSDTDSTMMRHPIHIIKQMKDIITSDMPPGQLRNDALETIAILRQEMMEFTPRRAIILGMMRNLDHIPVIQPLHSELQHIMDAMYSRFIQADSSQQ
- a CDS encoding S-layer homology domain-containing protein, encoding MFFRKTTRKVSIFILATSMLSLFGGVAYGQNTHLDIEGHWAEHTLSKWLSEGLIKGYSDQSLKPNNVITRGEFMALVNRQFDFNEVEEIHFTDLLSSNWSYLEVQKAVKAGYIKGYKDQTIRTSKPISRQEAAVIVAGLLELPSNEKATLEFKDSSEFVYWSKGAIGASFSKNIITGYTNGTFRPVSPITRAEAVVMLDKAKTLIQEQEQEQETESESEGNENIASPSIPTVSSNSGSTSTSNGSGTPSTTTGVKTSTVITTEGVKAIQGIAQVVTLTITSGANAPGSLRVMFTDGVNPVTVYVELDGTEMDSEVASKIARVFDNTLTGWDVDVERASIYFTAVYPAVNNDQVKATVESTMTGVVSSGSVITVPGSIHNNAGTAQVATLEIENGATSPGSYYVYFTDEGVSVRKDFYMMGTETADEVAFKIAGAFGTSVAGWSTEADGSKVHFTSQVPGTHNESVRIYALEASGVGTPSSTLTVPGDPNTNTTQVITLSLPNSETGDGPIGVKFTDGISSWTAYVSLMGSPETGSELADKIAAAFGSTIPNWIVTSRGREVIFTAELPSENNIKAMARLSGLNTGIGMPDSTVTTVGAAHPVGDAQVATLVIDSGATAAGTITAKFTDGHITILQDVKLLGTENAAEVAMKISMAFNNSLADWDVRSNDRNVIFTARVPSENNPNLSVVIEEATVGIGVVSSSITTPGNDMYAGVKQAITLKIEAAPSNQGIIRVLFQDGTNEVSKRVRLLGTETLDEIADKIGSEFGDSIAGWNVTTIDHNVIFTANTPEDNKPNVSVVVFQE